The following proteins are encoded in a genomic region of bacterium:
- a CDS encoding alpha/beta hydrolase has product MNARRLTLSPTPAALRACLPGVLLGALLVVLAATATPLPAAAQSASAPPPAPAPHAKGRLPEFRPGVTPQFEMVLIHGLGGAASEWGALAPYLKGTFKVAVFEMAGHGATQPVMDPTIISEAKRLEEFIRTSGMSYPTLVGHGLGGMVALQYALDHPGDTHRLILLDTAPRQLADKEQKQQIGQKLIEDYDRFVGERYAMMSPDDEVTEQILDMALRTHAPTFVSLLMSSFDFDLTDRLRTLTVPLLVVGSEMMFPRPEESQNILAAIGFDKARSLSFKRFGRTGHYIMLEQPVMLASVLMAFGVTAGYEFEP; this is encoded by the coding sequence ATGAACGCCCGCCGCCTCACCTTGTCGCCCACGCCGGCGGCGCTGCGCGCCTGCCTGCCTGGCGTGCTGCTCGGCGCCCTGCTCGTCGTCCTGGCGGCGACCGCGACCCCGCTGCCGGCGGCGGCCCAGTCCGCCTCGGCGCCGCCACCCGCGCCCGCGCCCCACGCCAAGGGCCGGTTGCCCGAGTTCCGGCCCGGCGTGACGCCGCAGTTCGAGATGGTGCTCATCCACGGCCTGGGCGGCGCGGCCTCCGAATGGGGCGCGCTGGCACCGTACCTGAAGGGCACCTTCAAGGTCGCGGTCTTCGAGATGGCGGGCCACGGCGCCACGCAACCGGTCATGGACCCGACCATCATCAGCGAGGCAAAGCGCCTGGAGGAGTTCATCCGCACCAGCGGCATGTCCTACCCGACGCTGGTCGGCCACGGGCTCGGCGGCATGGTGGCCCTGCAGTACGCCCTCGACCACCCGGGCGATACCCACCGGCTCATCCTGCTGGACACGGCACCGCGGCAGCTGGCGGACAAGGAACAGAAGCAGCAGATCGGGCAGAAGCTGATCGAGGATTACGACCGCTTCGTGGGCGAACGCTACGCGATGATGAGCCCGGACGACGAGGTCACCGAGCAGATCCTCGACATGGCGCTGCGCACGCACGCGCCCACGTTTGTCTCGCTGCTGATGTCGAGCTTCGATTTCGACCTGACCGACCGGCTGCGCACGCTGACGGTCCCGCTGCTGGTGGTGGGCAGCGAGATGATGTTCCCGCGCCCGGAGGAATCGCAGAATATCCTGGCGGCCATCGGCTTCGACAAGGCACGCTCACTGAGCTTCAAGCGCTTCGGGCGCACCGGGCACTACATCATGCTGGAGCAACCGGTCATGCTGGCCAGCGTGCTGATGGCGTTCGGAGTGACGGCTGGTTACGAGTTCGAGCCGTAG
- a CDS encoding bifunctional diguanylate cyclase/phosphodiesterase, with amino-acid sequence MPDEAPLRRLLLLHRDPALARRVRTLLEPVTEARHRIAHFTHLADALTCLQIDDVDLVLVGPDPADADQVQAVQQLGAARPETPQLALMVSPDPGQTAAVRGAGARESLPLDEADLPSWLRTIDFCLREAAISRELAEVTARLDWLVHMDGLTGLLNRKGMERALRDELAACRRSGRDLTVLLVDLDDFSRVNATLGHGVGDLVLVGASRRIRESVREQDKVGRCGTDRFVVLLPEAAAGEGEIIAEKIRLAVSRDVISAGGQSLQTTASLSLTTVGDADLSWDEVMARAHFVLQHGKLNGKNRVSHAAAVEFGGPILPVLAGPQMVRALLEDDVLEAASQPIVNLDDGRIVSREMLVRGPEGPLRRPDNLFRFCQENDILAAVDLRCLRLCASHARELGPHPDYHVNIMPATLLQTESAELLRALTDGRTDVTCCLEISEQQLLGDPCVLVPHVRELQKAGVRIAIDDVGFGNSCLEGLIMLHPQVIKIDKRLVRGLAVDPEMRRALSRLLRVADVLEAEVVAEGIETTDDFQVLVDMGVRFGQGYLFGRPALCKAAPGLPDAAEATA; translated from the coding sequence ATGCCCGACGAGGCCCCGCTCCGCCGACTCCTGCTGCTGCATCGCGACCCGGCGCTGGCCCGCCGGGTGCGGACGCTTCTGGAGCCGGTCACCGAGGCCCGCCACCGCATCGCCCACTTCACCCACCTTGCCGACGCCCTGACCTGCCTGCAGATCGACGACGTGGACCTGGTGCTGGTGGGCCCCGACCCGGCCGACGCCGACCAGGTGCAGGCCGTCCAGCAGCTGGGCGCGGCGCGCCCCGAAACGCCGCAACTGGCGCTGATGGTGTCGCCCGACCCGGGGCAGACCGCGGCCGTGCGGGGCGCCGGCGCCCGCGAAAGCCTGCCGCTGGACGAGGCCGACCTGCCCTCCTGGCTGCGGACCATCGATTTCTGCCTGCGCGAGGCGGCCATCAGCCGCGAACTGGCCGAGGTCACGGCGCGCCTGGACTGGCTGGTCCACATGGACGGCCTGACCGGGCTGCTCAACCGCAAGGGCATGGAGCGGGCCCTGCGCGACGAACTGGCCGCCTGCCGGCGCAGCGGGCGCGACCTGACGGTGCTGCTGGTCGACCTGGACGACTTCTCGCGGGTGAACGCGACGCTGGGCCACGGCGTGGGCGACCTGGTGCTGGTGGGCGCCTCGCGGCGCATCCGGGAATCGGTGCGCGAGCAGGACAAGGTGGGGCGCTGCGGTACGGACCGCTTCGTCGTGCTGCTGCCGGAGGCGGCGGCGGGCGAGGGCGAGATCATCGCCGAGAAGATCCGGCTGGCCGTGAGCCGCGACGTGATCAGCGCCGGCGGGCAGTCGCTGCAGACCACCGCCAGCCTGTCGCTGACCACGGTGGGCGACGCCGACCTCTCCTGGGACGAGGTGATGGCCCGTGCCCATTTCGTGCTGCAGCACGGCAAGCTGAACGGCAAGAACCGCGTCTCGCACGCGGCGGCGGTCGAGTTCGGCGGGCCGATCCTGCCCGTCCTGGCGGGGCCGCAGATGGTGCGCGCGCTGCTGGAGGACGACGTGCTGGAGGCCGCCAGCCAGCCCATCGTCAACCTCGACGACGGTCGCATCGTCTCGCGGGAAATGCTGGTGCGCGGCCCCGAGGGGCCGCTGCGCAGGCCGGACAACCTGTTCCGGTTCTGCCAGGAGAACGACATCCTTGCCGCGGTGGACCTGCGCTGCCTGCGGCTGTGCGCCTCGCATGCGCGGGAACTGGGCCCGCACCCGGACTACCACGTGAACATCATGCCGGCCACGCTGCTGCAGACCGAGTCCGCCGAGCTGCTGCGCGCGCTGACGGACGGGCGCACCGACGTGACGTGCTGCCTGGAGATCAGTGAGCAGCAGTTGCTCGGCGATCCCTGCGTGCTGGTGCCGCACGTGCGCGAACTGCAGAAGGCGGGCGTACGCATCGCCATCGACGACGTGGGATTCGGCAACAGTTGCCTCGAGGGGTTGATCATGCTGCATCCGCAGGTGATCAAGATCGACAAGCGGCTGGTGCGCGGGCTGGCCGTGGACCCCGAGATGCGGCGCGCGCTGTCGCGGCTGCTGCGCGTGGCCGACGTGCTGGAGGCCGAGGTCGTGGCCGAGGGCATCGAGACCACCGACGACTTCCAGGTGCTGGTCGACATGGGGGTCCGCTTCGGGCAGGGCTACCTGTTCGGGCGGCCGGCGCTGTGCAAAGCGGCGCCGGGTCTCCCCGACGCCGCCGAAGCGACTGCCTGA
- a CDS encoding glycosyl hydrolase, whose translation MLTLAAACLCALAAGSALAAPKAKDKSGKDDAPWSSGDFSALKWRGLGPALASGRVGDFAVDPRDKSHYYVAVCSGGVWETRNAGITFDPIFDGEGSYSIGCVTLAPSRPGTVWVGTGENNSQRSVSYGDGVYRSLDGGRNWQNMGLKRSLHIGKIIVHPTDPDVVYVAAMGPLWGPGGDRGVYKTTDGGTTWQQVLAIDENTGVVDLEIDPRDPDVLYAASYQRRRHTWTLINGGPGSGIHKTTDGGKTWTKLAGGLPSVDMGRIGLALAGPDPDVVYAIVEAADGKGGFFRSVDAGLNWEKRDGYMSSSPQYYNEIIADPLDTDRVYSMDTFMMVTEDGGSNWSRVGWEAKHVDEHALWIDPDNTKHMLTGNDGGMYETWDRGDNWAFMANLPVTQYYRVAVDNDEPFYNIYGGTQDNNTQGGPSQTHYVHGISNREWFMLIGGDGFEPAPDPTNPDIIYCQSQYGGLCRFDRRSGEALDIQPQPAEGEALRWNWDSPLIVSPHDPKRLYFAAQRVFRSDDQGSGWKPVSGDLSRQTDRNRLEVMGRVWSVDAVAKNNSTSFYGNIVTLAESPQKEGLLLAGTDDGLIQVTVDGGASWTRIDGIKGVPEGSYVSDLEPSPFDQNVIYASFENHKRDDFKPYVLRSGDQGRTWTMISGNLPANGPVHTIALDHVDPELVFVGTEFGVFFTRDNGSHWTQLKSGLPTIACRDLEIQRREGDLVVATFGRGFYVLDDYSPLRGLAPATLEKAAVVFPVKTARIHSFTSELGYRGRGFQGAGFYTAENPPYGAVFTYHLKEGLETLKDQRQAAEKDKEKAGQPVYYPSWDDLRAEEREVEPELVITVRDQAGNVVRRLKGDGGKGLHRVAWDLRHPYTGPVSLGGGGPRSPWDGEDRGPQAAPGTYSVSLSQRVRGVETELAGPVTFTTELLGTHSTPDRDPQGTLAFAAEAAEMYRAVQGAGHVHADAVEKVGYLRQAVLVTPAADRALLGRIDALAARLADLGVQMDGDDTVARRQEPTTPGISSRVGQVVAGLDGNLSGATTTMRESLAVAKRQFGPVLAGLEAATAEIRALEAELEKVKAPYTPGRLPAWDGR comes from the coding sequence ATGCTGACGCTGGCTGCGGCGTGCCTCTGCGCCCTGGCCGCAGGATCCGCCCTGGCCGCCCCGAAGGCGAAGGACAAGTCCGGCAAGGATGACGCCCCGTGGAGCAGCGGTGATTTCTCGGCGCTGAAGTGGCGCGGCCTCGGGCCGGCGCTCGCTTCCGGTCGCGTCGGCGACTTCGCGGTCGACCCGCGCGACAAGTCCCACTACTACGTCGCCGTCTGTTCGGGCGGCGTGTGGGAGACGCGGAACGCAGGCATCACCTTCGACCCCATCTTCGACGGCGAGGGCAGCTACTCGATCGGGTGCGTGACCCTGGCCCCCAGCCGGCCGGGCACCGTGTGGGTGGGCACCGGCGAGAACAACAGCCAGCGCAGCGTGTCGTACGGCGACGGCGTCTACCGTTCGCTGGACGGCGGACGCAACTGGCAGAACATGGGATTGAAGCGGTCGCTGCACATCGGGAAGATCATCGTGCACCCGACCGATCCCGATGTGGTGTACGTGGCGGCGATGGGCCCGCTCTGGGGACCTGGCGGCGACCGCGGCGTGTACAAGACCACCGACGGCGGAACCACCTGGCAGCAGGTGCTCGCCATCGACGAGAACACGGGCGTGGTCGACCTCGAAATCGACCCGCGCGATCCGGACGTTCTCTACGCGGCCAGCTACCAGCGCCGGCGGCACACCTGGACGCTGATCAACGGCGGACCCGGCTCGGGCATCCACAAGACCACCGACGGCGGCAAGACCTGGACGAAGCTGGCGGGCGGCCTGCCCTCGGTGGACATGGGCCGCATCGGCCTGGCCCTGGCCGGCCCGGATCCCGACGTCGTCTACGCCATCGTCGAGGCGGCCGACGGCAAGGGCGGCTTCTTCCGCTCGGTCGACGCCGGCCTGAACTGGGAGAAGCGCGACGGCTACATGTCCAGCAGCCCCCAGTACTACAACGAGATCATCGCCGACCCCCTGGACACCGACCGCGTGTACAGCATGGACACGTTCATGATGGTCACCGAGGACGGCGGCAGTAACTGGAGCCGTGTCGGCTGGGAAGCCAAGCACGTGGACGAGCACGCGCTGTGGATCGACCCCGACAACACGAAGCACATGCTGACCGGCAACGACGGCGGCATGTACGAGACCTGGGACCGCGGCGACAACTGGGCCTTCATGGCCAACCTGCCGGTCACCCAGTACTATCGCGTGGCTGTCGACAACGACGAGCCGTTCTACAACATCTACGGCGGCACGCAGGACAACAACACGCAGGGCGGTCCCTCGCAGACGCACTACGTCCACGGGATCAGCAACCGCGAGTGGTTCATGCTGATCGGGGGCGACGGCTTCGAGCCGGCGCCCGACCCGACGAACCCCGACATCATCTACTGCCAGTCGCAGTACGGCGGCCTGTGCCGCTTCGATCGCCGCAGCGGCGAGGCGCTGGACATCCAGCCGCAGCCGGCCGAGGGCGAAGCGCTGCGCTGGAACTGGGACAGCCCGCTGATCGTCAGCCCGCACGACCCGAAGCGGCTGTACTTCGCCGCCCAGCGGGTCTTCCGCTCGGACGACCAGGGCAGCGGCTGGAAGCCGGTCAGCGGCGACCTTTCCCGCCAGACCGACCGCAACCGGCTCGAGGTGATGGGCCGTGTGTGGAGCGTCGACGCGGTGGCCAAGAACAACTCGACGAGCTTCTACGGGAACATCGTCACCCTGGCGGAATCGCCGCAGAAGGAAGGCCTGTTGCTGGCCGGCACCGATGACGGGCTGATCCAGGTGACCGTTGACGGCGGCGCCAGCTGGACGCGCATCGACGGCATCAAGGGCGTGCCCGAAGGCAGCTACGTGAGCGACCTCGAGCCTTCGCCGTTCGACCAGAACGTCATCTACGCCAGCTTCGAGAACCACAAGCGCGACGACTTCAAGCCCTACGTGCTGCGCAGCGGCGACCAGGGCCGCACCTGGACGATGATCAGCGGCAACCTGCCGGCCAACGGCCCGGTGCACACCATCGCGCTGGACCACGTGGACCCCGAACTGGTCTTCGTGGGCACGGAATTCGGCGTGTTCTTCACGCGCGACAACGGGTCGCACTGGACGCAGCTCAAGAGCGGCCTGCCGACCATCGCCTGCCGCGACCTGGAGATCCAGCGGCGCGAAGGCGATCTGGTCGTGGCCACGTTCGGCCGCGGCTTCTACGTGCTGGACGACTACTCGCCGCTGCGCGGGCTGGCACCGGCCACGCTGGAGAAGGCCGCCGTGGTCTTCCCGGTGAAGACGGCGAGGATCCACAGCTTCACCTCGGAGCTCGGCTATCGCGGCCGCGGCTTCCAGGGCGCCGGCTTCTACACTGCGGAGAATCCGCCCTACGGCGCCGTTTTCACCTACCACCTGAAGGAGGGCCTGGAGACGCTGAAAGACCAGCGCCAGGCCGCCGAGAAGGACAAGGAGAAGGCCGGCCAGCCGGTGTACTACCCGAGCTGGGACGACCTTCGCGCCGAGGAGCGCGAGGTGGAGCCGGAACTGGTCATCACCGTGCGTGACCAGGCGGGCAACGTGGTGCGACGCCTGAAGGGCGACGGCGGCAAGGGCCTGCATCGCGTGGCGTGGGACCTGCGCCACCCCTACACCGGCCCGGTCAGCCTGGGCGGCGGCGGGCCGCGATCGCCTTGGGACGGCGAGGACCGCGGGCCGCAGGCTGCACCCGGCACGTACTCGGTGAGCCTTTCGCAGCGCGTGCGCGGCGTGGAAACCGAACTGGCCGGTCCCGTCACGTTCACGACCGAGTTGCTGGGCACGCACTCGACGCCCGACCGCGACCCGCAGGGCACGCTTGCCTTCGCGGCGGAAGCGGCCGAGATGTACCGCGCCGTGCAGGGCGCCGGCCACGTCCACGCGGACGCCGTCGAGAAGGTCGGCTACCTGCGCCAGGCCGTGCTGGTGACCCCGGCCGCCGATCGTGCGCTGCTCGGCCGCATCGACGCGCTGGCCGCCAGGCTGGCCGACCTGGGCGTGCAGATGGACGGCGACGACACCGTGGCGCGGCGGCAGGAGCCGACCACCCCGGGCATCAGTTCGCGCGTGGGCCAGGTGGTCGCGGGCCTGGACGGCAACCTGTCGGGCGCCACGACGACGATGCGCGAGAGCCTGGCGGTCGCGAAGCGGCAGTTCGGGCCGGTGCTGGCGGGGCTCGAGGCGGCGACGGCGGAGATCCGTGCGCTCGAGGCCGAACTGGAGAAGGTGAAGGCGCCGTACACGCCGGGTCGATTGCCGGCGTGGGACGGCCGTTGA
- a CDS encoding tetratricopeptide repeat protein, translating to MTLRRPTVDYVTHLALAAGLVVLAGLPARPALAQAPARVDTLADGTRTFHYEQLTEQMSPQEKIAILNDKLLKNPADGRSWNDLGVLLASQEDYPAARDAFIHAIQCERSNGDYHRNLGLVFSRLDMPEMAVAEFAEYRKNDQFGGRDYWRLIGSAQRKAGQLEEARQTYRDGLASLQPPVAETFRLVQALYEMANEAADEQAVRDLLAEQTPAARAFLAGLAGKENVEAEDGWREASAIVNHRVALLVEDGKLMEQSGLEAEAIGLYQDAYLLAPERPDVLPRLVDVYLKLGRNDEAEAAAARARADHADWTGTWIATGKVYEKSDRLDDALGAYNKAWEIEHLEDLRVAIGNLHIRLGHDKEASEWLRAGVTADTKPEVVYNYAVSLMRGEKYLAAIPPLRTVTRELPDMPQGWQALAQCLQATGKFSEAIEPFEQALLLQPDAKTAFLLGSVAQKAGNNDKAVAAYQQALVLDPKYVKAQYNLALVYMDTKKYKEAVAAFDELLKLEGPTYRAYNNQGLSYFYLGKYDQALEGFEMALDLEKSAAVMNNIGMTLDKLGDKKEAVAWYQKAKDFEGGRKK from the coding sequence ATGACCCTGCGTCGGCCCACCGTGGATTACGTGACCCATCTGGCCCTGGCGGCGGGTCTGGTCGTTCTGGCGGGCCTGCCAGCCCGGCCGGCACTGGCCCAGGCGCCCGCCCGCGTCGACACGCTGGCAGACGGCACGCGCACCTTCCACTACGAGCAGTTGACCGAGCAGATGTCGCCCCAGGAGAAGATCGCGATCCTGAACGACAAGCTGCTGAAGAACCCGGCCGATGGGCGCAGCTGGAACGACTTGGGCGTGCTCCTGGCCAGCCAGGAAGACTACCCGGCGGCGCGCGACGCGTTCATCCACGCCATCCAGTGCGAAAGGTCGAACGGCGACTACCACCGCAACCTGGGACTCGTCTTCTCGCGCCTGGACATGCCGGAAATGGCCGTGGCCGAATTCGCCGAGTACCGCAAGAACGACCAGTTCGGCGGCCGCGACTACTGGCGCCTGATCGGCAGTGCGCAGCGCAAGGCCGGCCAGCTGGAAGAGGCACGGCAGACCTACCGCGACGGCCTGGCCAGCCTGCAGCCGCCCGTGGCCGAGACGTTCCGCCTGGTTCAGGCGCTGTACGAGATGGCGAACGAGGCGGCCGACGAGCAGGCCGTGCGCGACCTGCTGGCCGAGCAGACGCCGGCCGCTCGCGCCTTCCTGGCCGGGCTCGCGGGCAAGGAGAACGTGGAGGCCGAGGACGGCTGGCGTGAAGCCTCGGCCATCGTCAACCACCGCGTGGCATTGCTGGTGGAGGACGGCAAGCTGATGGAGCAGTCGGGCCTGGAGGCCGAGGCCATCGGCCTGTACCAGGACGCCTACCTGCTGGCGCCGGAACGGCCCGACGTGCTGCCGCGCCTGGTCGACGTCTACCTGAAGCTGGGGCGCAACGACGAAGCCGAGGCCGCCGCCGCGCGGGCGCGTGCCGATCATGCGGACTGGACCGGCACCTGGATCGCCACCGGCAAGGTGTACGAGAAGTCCGACCGGCTCGACGACGCGCTGGGCGCCTACAACAAGGCCTGGGAGATCGAGCATCTCGAGGACCTGCGCGTGGCCATCGGCAACCTGCACATCCGCCTCGGGCACGACAAGGAGGCTTCGGAATGGCTGCGGGCCGGCGTGACGGCGGACACCAAGCCCGAGGTCGTCTACAACTACGCGGTCAGCCTGATGCGCGGGGAGAAGTACCTGGCGGCCATCCCGCCGCTGCGCACGGTGACGCGCGAACTGCCCGATATGCCGCAGGGCTGGCAGGCGCTGGCGCAGTGCCTGCAGGCGACCGGCAAGTTCAGCGAGGCCATCGAGCCGTTCGAGCAGGCGCTGCTGCTGCAGCCGGACGCGAAGACCGCCTTCCTGCTCGGCAGCGTGGCGCAGAAGGCCGGTAACAACGACAAGGCCGTCGCGGCCTACCAGCAGGCGCTGGTCCTGGACCCGAAGTACGTGAAGGCGCAGTACAACCTGGCGCTGGTCTACATGGACACCAAGAAGTACAAGGAAGCGGTCGCCGCCTTCGACGAACTGCTCAAGCTGGAAGGCCCGACCTACCGCGCCTACAACAACCAGGGGCTGTCGTACTTCTACCTCGGCAAGTACGACCAGGCTCTCGAGGGCTTCGAGATGGCGCTCGACCTCGAGAAGTCGGCAGCCGTGATGAACAACATCGGCATGACGCTGGACAAGCTGGGCGACAAGAAGGAAGCCGTTGCCTGGTACCAGAAAGCGAAGGACTTCGAAGGTGGCAGGAAGAAGTAG
- a CDS encoding ribonuclease Z, which yields MIRLRILGAGGAVPTPTHTPAAYWVTVDGFSLLLDIGPGALVRLVRSGDAPGGVDDIHTVLLSHLHPDHTGDLVALLFALHSPLPASTAPLRLFGPPGLRRLLEQLGAIYGSWLVPRQRALEVTEVRPGDGIPIGNGGAIARPFAVDHPQDRLSELQLGWSFTNAAGGRLVFSGDTGDCPTLREAARDCDLLLIECSTTDAWDVPGHLNPTQVGAVCAAALPRRVVLTHQYPNAAALDLPPLVARSFAGPVEQARDGDVYLVSAPPRKEPA from the coding sequence ATGATCCGACTCCGCATCCTGGGCGCCGGCGGCGCCGTCCCCACCCCCACGCACACCCCCGCCGCCTACTGGGTGACGGTGGACGGGTTCAGCCTGCTGCTCGACATCGGGCCCGGCGCCCTGGTGCGCCTGGTGCGCTCGGGCGACGCGCCCGGGGGCGTGGACGACATCCACACCGTGCTGCTGTCGCACCTGCATCCCGACCACACCGGCGACCTCGTGGCCCTGCTCTTCGCGCTGCACTCGCCGCTGCCGGCCTCGACGGCGCCCCTGCGCCTGTTCGGCCCGCCGGGCCTGCGCAGGCTGCTCGAGCAGTTGGGCGCGATCTACGGTTCCTGGCTGGTGCCGCGCCAGCGCGCACTGGAGGTGACGGAGGTGCGCCCGGGCGACGGGATCCCGATCGGCAATGGCGGCGCCATCGCCCGCCCCTTCGCCGTGGACCACCCCCAGGACCGCCTGTCGGAACTGCAGCTGGGCTGGAGCTTCACCAACGCGGCGGGCGGCCGCCTGGTCTTCTCCGGCGACACCGGCGACTGCCCGACCCTGCGCGAGGCCGCCCGGGACTGCGACCTGCTGCTCATCGAGTGCTCGACCACCGACGCCTGGGACGTGCCCGGGCACCTGAACCCGACCCAGGTCGGCGCCGTCTGCGCGGCAGCCCTGCCGCGCCGCGTGGTCCTGACGCACCAGTACCCGAATGCGGCGGCGCTCGACCTGCCGCCCCTGGTCGCCCGCTCTTTCGCCGGCCCGGTGGAACAGGCGCGCGACGGCGATGTATACCTGGTTTCGGCCCCGCCGCGAAAGGAACCTGCATGA
- a CDS encoding methylenetetrahydrofolate reductase, whose product MRVTEHLAKSSQTLFSFEIIPPPRGQNVGDIIQIMDQIAPVSPPFIDVTSHSAEAIYEEQPDGTIRRRVRKKRPGTISICGIIQNRYRIDTVPHLLCTGFTREETEDAVIELNYLGIENVLAIRGDESNYSKVISQGRTRNVYATDLVKQLIDLRGAKFLDDLANTRPIDFCIGVGGYPEKHVEAPNMKTDIAHLKAKVEAGADYVVTQMFFDNASFLEYRRRCREAGITVPIIPGIKLIDSVRHLSSLPKHFHVSIPDELVDEIHAAPKHVREIGRNWARRQVQGLLSEGVECIHFYVMSDAAAAVSIIREQG is encoded by the coding sequence ATGCGCGTGACCGAACACCTGGCCAAGTCTTCGCAGACCCTGTTCAGCTTCGAGATCATCCCGCCGCCGCGCGGCCAGAACGTCGGCGACATCATCCAGATCATGGACCAGATCGCGCCGGTGTCGCCGCCGTTCATCGACGTCACGAGCCACTCGGCCGAGGCGATCTACGAGGAGCAGCCCGACGGCACCATCCGCCGCCGTGTGCGCAAGAAGCGGCCGGGCACCATCTCGATCTGCGGCATCATCCAGAACCGCTATCGCATCGACACCGTGCCGCACCTGCTGTGCACCGGGTTCACGCGGGAAGAGACCGAGGATGCGGTGATCGAGCTCAACTACCTGGGTATCGAGAACGTGCTGGCCATCCGCGGCGACGAGTCGAACTACAGCAAGGTCATCAGCCAGGGCCGCACGCGGAACGTGTACGCCACCGACCTGGTGAAGCAGCTGATCGACCTGCGCGGCGCCAAGTTCCTCGACGACCTGGCCAACACGCGGCCGATCGACTTCTGCATCGGCGTGGGCGGCTACCCCGAGAAGCATGTCGAGGCGCCCAACATGAAGACCGACATCGCCCACCTCAAGGCGAAGGTCGAGGCAGGCGCCGACTACGTGGTCACGCAGATGTTCTTCGACAACGCCTCGTTCCTGGAGTACCGCCGGCGCTGCCGCGAGGCGGGCATCACCGTGCCCATCATTCCCGGCATCAAGCTGATCGACAGCGTGCGGCACCTGAGTTCGCTGCCCAAGCACTTCCACGTGTCGATTCCCGACGAGCTGGTCGACGAGATCCACGCCGCGCCCAAGCATGTGCGGGAGATCGGTCGCAACTGGGCCCGGCGCCAGGTGCAGGGGCTGCTGTCCGAGGGCGTGGAGTGCATCCATTTCTACGTGATGAGCGACGCGGCGGCGGCCGTCAGCATCATCCGGGAGCAGGGCTGA
- a CDS encoding aromatic amino acid lyase, producing MSIVLDGRHLTIENLARIARDGEAVALAPEALERIKACRALVERKIEAREVMYGINTGIGEFSEIILNDDQVRDFQRYLIYNHAAGIGEPAPAEYVRGAMAGRINVHAHGRSGCRPEITLCLLEMLNRGVTPYVCQKGSVGACGDLAPMSQVALLLMGEGQAWYKGELLPGAEALKRAGIEVPGLHARDGLATINGSNLLTAMSALHIHDMERWLKQAEIAAAMSLEALLANLKPYQSPLHVVRGFRGAIRSASAIRRCMEGSDLATGKVKTRVQDAYSMRSTPQVIGAAHDAVAYARSQVEIELNGVGDNPIFFPETGVTQTGANFQGSPVSLPMEMAGQAITMVSVLSERRLNRLLNPALSAGLPAFLTRGAGMYSGMMLSQYTADSLIVEQRMYCTPASVASIPAAADQEDFVSMGMNTAIKNGHILENACGVLGIEMMAAAQALDLRDFTPGKGTGAARACVREHVAFLDVDRPLHPDHTAMRELVRSHRALAAVEQVVGDLAEFDPA from the coding sequence ATGTCGATCGTGCTGGACGGCCGCCACCTGACCATCGAGAACCTGGCCCGCATCGCGCGCGACGGCGAGGCCGTTGCGCTGGCGCCCGAGGCCCTGGAGCGCATCAAGGCCTGCCGCGCCCTCGTCGAGCGCAAGATCGAGGCGCGCGAGGTGATGTACGGCATCAACACCGGCATCGGCGAGTTCAGCGAGATCATCCTCAACGACGACCAGGTCCGCGACTTCCAGCGCTACCTGATCTACAACCATGCCGCCGGCATCGGCGAGCCCGCGCCGGCCGAGTACGTGCGCGGCGCCATGGCCGGCCGCATCAACGTGCATGCGCACGGCCGCTCCGGCTGCCGTCCCGAGATCACGCTCTGCCTGCTCGAGATGCTCAACCGCGGCGTCACGCCGTACGTGTGCCAGAAGGGCTCGGTCGGCGCCTGCGGCGACCTGGCGCCGATGTCGCAGGTCGCGCTGCTGCTGATGGGCGAGGGCCAGGCCTGGTACAAGGGCGAACTGCTGCCCGGCGCCGAGGCGCTCAAGCGCGCCGGCATCGAGGTGCCCGGGCTCCACGCACGCGACGGCCTCGCGACGATCAACGGCTCGAACCTGCTGACGGCGATGAGCGCGCTGCACATCCACGACATGGAGCGCTGGCTGAAGCAGGCCGAGATCGCCGCCGCCATGTCGCTCGAGGCGCTGCTCGCGAACCTGAAGCCGTACCAGTCGCCGCTGCACGTGGTGCGCGGCTTCCGCGGCGCCATCCGCAGCGCTTCGGCCATCCGCCGCTGCATGGAAGGCAGCGACCTGGCCACGGGCAAGGTGAAGACCCGCGTGCAGGACGCCTACTCCATGCGCTCGACGCCCCAGGTGATCGGCGCCGCGCACGACGCCGTGGCCTACGCGCGCAGCCAGGTCGAGATCGAGCTGAACGGCGTCGGCGACAATCCCATCTTCTTCCCCGAGACGGGCGTCACCCAGACCGGGGCCAACTTCCAGGGCTCGCCGGTCTCGCTGCCGATGGAGATGGCCGGCCAGGCCATCACCATGGTCAGCGTGCTATCCGAGCGCCGGCTGAACCGCCTGCTCAACCCGGCACTGAGCGCCGGCCTGCCGGCCTTCCTGACCCGGGGCGCCGGCATGTACAGCGGCATGATGCTCAGCCAGTACACGGCCGACAGCCTCATCGTCGAGCAGCGCATGTACTGCACGCCGGCCTCGGTGGCCTCGATCCCGGCCGCGGCCGACCAGGAGGACTTCGTCTCCATGGGCATGAACACCGCGATCAAGAACGGGCACATCCTCGAGAACGCCTGCGGCGTGCTGGGCATCGAGATGATGGCCGCCGCGCAGGCGCTGGACCTGCGCGACTTCACGCCGGGCAAGGGCACCGGCGCGGCGAGGGCCTGCGTGCGCGAGCACGTGGCGTTCCTCGACGTCGACCGCCCGCTCCATCCCGACCACACGGCCATGCGTGAACTGGTGCGCAGCCACCGGGCGCTGGCGGCGGTGGAACAGGTCGTGGGCGATCTCGCGGAGTTCGACCCGGCCTAG